The following proteins come from a genomic window of bacterium:
- a CDS encoding PASTA domain-containing protein: protein MSGAERPLQRALRIARVVGAMLAITLLGVWVANRWLLPRQVGVDEAFPMPVLEGSSKEEVYSLCARKGLVLSERPPEFDASLPAGYLLRQHPAAGTQIKAGRRVTAVFSAGPRMVAVPDLRGQSERQARLSLEDLGLLPGDILRSPGDQPAGGILSTRPGPGARVTLGARVDLLLSDGDGSRGFLMPDLTRKPLDTALALLADAGLGKPQIRYRSAPGRGAGSILAQTPAAGTRLEKGDAIELVVASRSD from the coding sequence ATGAGCGGCGCGGAGCGACCCCTGCAGCGCGCATTGCGCATCGCCCGGGTGGTGGGGGCGATGCTCGCCATCACCCTGCTCGGCGTTTGGGTCGCCAACCGCTGGCTGCTGCCCCGGCAGGTCGGCGTCGACGAGGCCTTTCCGATGCCCGTCCTCGAAGGCAGCTCGAAGGAGGAGGTCTACAGCCTCTGCGCGCGCAAGGGGCTCGTCCTCAGCGAGCGGCCGCCCGAGTTCGACGCCTCGCTGCCGGCCGGCTACCTGCTGCGCCAGCACCCGGCGGCGGGCACGCAGATCAAGGCCGGCCGCCGCGTGACGGCGGTCTTCTCGGCCGGGCCGCGGATGGTCGCCGTCCCCGATCTGCGCGGGCAGAGCGAGCGGCAGGCCCGCCTCAGCCTCGAGGACCTCGGCCTCCTGCCGGGGGACATCCTGCGCAGTCCCGGCGACCAGCCGGCCGGCGGCATCCTCAGCACGCGGCCGGGGCCGGGCGCGCGCGTCACCCTGGGGGCCCGTGTCGATCTGCTGCTCAGCGACGGCGATGGGAGCCGCGGTTTCCTGATGCCCGATCTCACGCGCAAGCCCCTGGACACCGCCCTCGCCCTGCTCGCCGATGCCGGGCTCGGCAAGCCGCAGATCCGCTATCGCAGCGCGCCCGGACGCGGCGCGGGCAGCATCCTCGCCCAGACGCCTGCCGCGGGGACACGCCTGGAGAAGGGGGACGCGATTGA